Proteins co-encoded in one Arachis stenosperma cultivar V10309 chromosome 7, arast.V10309.gnm1.PFL2, whole genome shotgun sequence genomic window:
- the LOC130939892 gene encoding uncharacterized protein LOC130939892 has translation MNYKEAGAERKLQLAELENLCLEAYDNSRRYKEKMKAVHDKHIKRREFRPGELVLLYNSRLRLMLGKLRSRWEGPYGVEKAEPYGVFHLRDPSSSKFIKVNGHRLKLYHGEKMKDHKELEIFLQEDPPTDAE, from the coding sequence ATGAATTATAAGGAAGCTGGTGCTGAAAGGAAGCTGCAACTAGCAGAATTAGAGAACCTTTGCCTAGAGGCATATGATAACTCCAGGCgatacaaggaaaagatgaaggcTGTCCATGATAAGCACATAAAAAGGAGAGAATTTAGACCAGGGGAGTTAGTTCTTCTTTACAACTCTAGACTGAGGCTTATGCTAGGCAAACTGCgatcaagatgggaaggtccCTATGGAGTAGAAAAGGCAGAGCCATACGGAGTTTTTCACCTGCGTGATCCTTCTAGCTCCAAATTCATTAAGGTCAATGGACACCGCCTAAAACTTTATCATGGTGAGAAGATGAAGGATCACAAAGAGCTCGAGATCTTCCTCCAGGAAGACCCACCAACAGATGCAGAATGA